The Candidatus Binatus sp. DNA window CGGCTCGTCGCGAGCCGCGCTTTCGTTACATCCTGTTCATTTGCGCCGCCAACACCGCGCGCAGCGTGATGGCCGAGCATATCCTGCGGCGCGAACTCGACGCGCTCGGCTTCGACCATCGGATCACGATCACCTCGGCGGGAATCGCGCCATACGCCCGCGACGGGGCGTTGGTTTCGCTCGATACGCGGATGGCGCTGCGCGAGGTCGGTATCGATATCGGCGACCAGGCGACTTCAACCGACCTGAAACGGCATCCCGAGATGCTCGAGCAGACCGATCTGATCATCGCGATGACCGAGCAACAGGCGCGCGAGCTGGTCGAGCGATTTCCCGGCGCGGCGGGGCGGCCGGTGTTCACGCTGCGTTCGTTCGCGGGTGAGGCAGGCGATATCGACGACCCGTACGAAAAGGGCGACCTGGTATTCGCCGAATGCCGCGAGGAGATTCATCGGCTGGTCCCGACGATCATCGAACGCCTTTTTCATCGCTAGCGCCCGACCGCGCCGCGCGCGATCATATGACGATGGAATTCATTAATCCGCCGGACGCCGAGATCCGTGCGATATTGGCGCGGCCAGCGACGGTCGCGGTCGTGGGATGCTCCGACAATCCGGCGTGCGACTCGCTTCAAATCGCAAAATTGCTCAAACGCCGCGGTTTCAAGGTAATTCCGGTCAATCCTCAGATCGACGCCGACGCGCTCCAGAGCGCTCTCGGAGAGAAGTGCTATCCCGATCTGGCGTCGATTCCGGAGGCGATTGAGATGGTGGACGTGTTTCGGCGATCGGAGTTCGTGCCGGAAGTCGTCGAAGCCGCGATCGCCAAAGGCGCGCGCGTGCTGTGGTGTCAGCTCGGCGTAGTCAACCTCGACGCAGCCCGCCGCGCGGATCAAGCCGGGATGACGGTGGTGATGGATCGATGCCCGGCGATCGAATACGCGCGCTTGTTCTAAGGCGCGGCGGCGCAAGAATATTATGGCGCGCTGGGAAAGAGAGAGCAGGACTTTTTACGTGTACATTATGAGCAGCAAGTTGGGAGTCCTCTATATCGGGGTCACGAACAATTTGGAACGGCGCGTGAATGAGCATCGCGCAGGTCTGATTCCGGGCTTTACTAAGAAATATCGCGTTCGGCGGCTCCTATATTTCGAAGAGTTCGACAGACCGGCGGACGCAATCTCCCGCGAGAAACAGATCAAGGGTTGGACGAGGACAAGAAAACTCGAACTGATTCATTCCACAAATCTGTCAATGGACGATCTTAGCGCGTGCTGGCGCACGCGAGATTCTTCGCTACGCTCAGAATGACGGAAGTGGCTTCAGTGCAATGACAGAAGTGGCTTGGCTGCGATGCAGACTGTTACCCACAGGTTCTCGCTTCCGTCATCCTGAGCGCAGTCTGCGCAGCGAAGGATCTCGTCCGCCGCGCGGCGGCGGCGGAAATTTGCGATGAAGCCGCGCAAGTGGAGGACGCTCAAGAGCGACATCGCCTACCGGACGCCGATTTTCGACCTCCATCGGCGGCGCTCGACGCATCCGCGGCGCGGCGAACGCGACTTCTTCATTCTCGACGCGCCCAACTGGGTGAATATCATTCCGATCACGACGAGTGGCGAGGTCGTGATGATTCGCCAATGGCGTCACGGGATCTCCGAGTTCACGCTCGAGGTGCCCGGCGGAATGGTTGATCCCGAGGATCGGTCGCCGCTGCATGCGGCGCGGCGCGAGATGATCGAGGAGACGGGATTCGATTCGGACACGATCGTGGAACTTGGCAAGGTGCATCCGAATCCCGCAATCCAGGGCAACATTTGTTTCTCGTTTCTTGCAGACAATGTGCGCCAGGTCGAAAGGGTGGTAGCGATCGGCGACGAAGAGACCGAGGTCGTGCTGGCGCCGATGCGCGAAATACGCGGGCTGATCGCGTCGGGCAAGGTCATGCATGCGTTGACGATCGCCGCATTTTCGTTCCTGCACGTCTACAACCCGCCGCCCAAGCGCAGCCGCAGGAAGTAGCGGACCGGCCGCATTGACAGCGGCCGGAGCGTGCCCTAGCCTTGATGGTTTGCTAGACTACAGAAACGAATCGACTGGGCCGGAGCCGCTTACCTCGACCTGCTGCAACCAGGTTTTTACCCATGTTTGATACGCTCAGCGACCGCCTCGAAGGGGTCTTCAGAAAACTCAAGGGCACGGGCCGCATCACCGAGCGCAATATCGAAGAGGCGCTGCGCGAAGTCCGGCTCGCGCTGCTCGAAGCCGACGTCAATATCAAGGTCGTTCGCGATTTCATCGAGCACGTCAAGAGCAAGGCGCTCGGCGAGGAAGTGCTCCGCTCGCTCACGCCCGAGCAGCATCTAATCAAGTTCGTCGCGACCGAGCTGCAAAACGCGATGGGCGGTTCGGCGCGCGAGCTCGATCTGAAGGTCAAGCCGCCCGTCAAGATCATGCTGGTGGGCCTGCAGGGCTCGGGCAAGACGACTTCGATTGCGAAGCTCGGGCTGTGGCTCAAGTCCGAGCGCAAGCGCCATCCGATTCTGGCGTCCACCGACGTTTATCGGCCGGCCGCAATGGAGCAATTGCGCGTGCTCGGCGCGCAGGCGCAAATTCCAGTCGTCGAGAGCCGCGAAGATCAGAATCCGATCGAGATCGCGTCGCGCGCACTGGCCCGCGCCGAGACTGGCGGGCATGACGCGGTGCTGATAGACACCGCCGGCCGCTTGCAGATCGACGAAGAGCTGATGGACGAGCTGGCGCGCCTGAAGGCCGCGCTGAACCCGCATCACATCATATTCGTCGCCGACGCGATGACCGGGCAGGAAGCGGCGAACGTGGCGGCGGGATTCCACGAGCGGCTGGGAATTTCGGGCGTGATTCTGACCAAGCTCGACTCGGACGCTCGGGGAGGCGCGGCGCTTTCGGTGCGGACTATAACCGGGGCGCCGATTCTGTTTGCGGCCACGGGCGAGAAACTCGACGCGTTCGAGATTTTCTATCCGGACCGGCTGACGTCGCGCATCCTGGGGATGGGCGACGTGCTGACGCTGATCGAAAAGGCGCAGCAGAACTACGATCAGACCAAGGCCAAGGAGCTCGAGCGCAAGTTCAAGAAGAACGAATTCACCATCACCGACTTCGCCGAGCAGATCAGGGCGATCAAGAAGATGGGATCGCTTGGCGATCTGATGGGAATGATCCCCGGGCTCAAAAAAGTGGCGGGCGCGGCGGATTCCGAAGAGGCCAAACGCGAGCTGGGGCGCATCCAGGCGATCATCGACTCGATGACGCTGCAGGAGCGCGGCAACCATCTGATTATCAACGGGCGCCGGCGCGCGCGAATCGCCACCGGCAGCGGCACGTCGGTGCAGGACGTGAATCGTTTTCTCAAACAGTTCGAGCAGACGCGCAAAATGATGAAAAAAATCACCCGCATGGGCGCGGGAAAAATGATGATGCGCGGACTGGGGCTCGGCAGCTAGAATAGGAAACAGGAGAATCGCATGGCACTTGTAATCCGGTTGCGCCGCCACGGCGGGCGCAAGAAACCCTTCTACCGCATCGTGGTCGCAGACTCGCGCTCGCCGCGCGACGGACGCTTCGTCGCTCAGGTCGGCACTTACGATCCGGCCTTCGATCCACCTCGCGTCACGATCAAAAAGGACGTGGCGGACCGCTGGCTAAAGGCTGGCGCTAAGCCGAGCGACACGGTAAGAAAGCTAATTAAACGGGCCGAAACAGCAACGGTCTCCGCCTGATGCGACCCGCTGCAACGGAGCCATCCCATGAAGGAGCTCGTTCAGTTCCTCGCACAACAGCTGGTAAACAATCCTGACGCGGTGGACGTGAAGGAGACGCAGGGCGATACCGCCTCGATAATTGAACTGCGGGTGGCGAAGGAAGATTTGGGGCGTGTGATCGGCAAGCAGGGGCGGACCGCGAAGTCGATCCGCACGATTCTCAATGCGGTCGCCTCGCGCACCAACCGCAAGGTCGTTCTCGAGATCGTCGAGGACAAATGATCGGACCAATCGGTCGATAGCTTTCGTGAGCCGGCCAGCGCCTGCATGGTGACACGAATCAAGTTGCAGCATCGATGCTCCGCGTCGGCCGCATAACCGGCGCCCACGGCCTCAAGGGCGCGCTGCGATTGCGGCCCGATAATCCCGACTCCGACACATTGGAACAGGTCGCGCGCGTGTTCCTGGAAAGCGCGGGACAAGCACGCGAGTTTCGGCTGACTGGAATGACGCGGCTGAACGCGACGACGCGGCGAATCACGCTCGAGGGTGTCGCCGACGTAAACGCGGCCGAGTCGCTCAAAGGCGCGGTCGTGATGCTCGCGACGGAGGATGTGCCGGCGGCCAAGCCGGGCGAGTTCTACTATTACGAGGCGATCGGATGCGAAGTGTTTCTGACCGACGGCAGCCGCATCGGCACGATCGAAGAAATCTTCTCGACCGGCGCGCACGACATCTGGGTGGTGCGAGGCAGCGAGCGCGAAGTCCTGGTTCCGGTTATCGAGGACGTCGTCAAGGCGATGGATTTCGCCGCCCGGCGCGTCACGATCGAGCCGATCCCCGGCCTGCTCGACTGAAATCGACCGGCGCCGTCTGGCCCAAAGCGGCGTACCCGGATAGATTTGGATTCACGACGCATCCGCAGTTTGGTTCGCCGCGATGGAATTTCACGTAATCACACTGTTCCCCGAGATGTTCGAATCGCCGTTTCGCGCCGGCATGATAGGACGCGCCGTCGAGCAGGGATTGATCGCGATCAAGGCGCATCCGCTGCGCGAGCATGGTCTGGGTAATTACCGGCAAGTCGATGATGCGCCGTACGGGGGAGGCAGCGGGATGGTGATGCGGCCGGAGCCGATCGCGGCCGCGATCGACGCGGTCAATGCGCAGCGTCCGGGATTGTGGCGCATCCTGATGACGCCGCAGGGCGAAGTGTTCGACAATTCGATGGCGCGGGACCTCGCCAGGCGCGCACCCGGCCTGATGATCGTCGCGGGACGCTACGAAGGAATCGACGAGCGCGTACGCTCGCTGGTGGACCAGGAAATTTCCATTGGCGACTACGTGCTGAGCGGCGGCGAAATTGCGGCGATGGCGGTGATCGAGGCGGTGGGCAGGTTGATACCGGGCGTGCTGGGAAATCCCGAGTCGCTCGACGAGGAATCGTTCGCCGCCGGGATGCTGGAGTACCCGCAATACACGCGGCCCGAGGAGTTCCGCGGGATGAAGGTGCCGGAAATCCTGCTTAGCGGCGACCACGGCAAGATTCGCGCGTGGCGCCAGATCGAAGCCAAACGGCGGACCGCGCGGCGGCGCCCCGACCTGCTCGAACGCCGCAAGTTCTGAGCGTGTCCGATCTTTTCGTAGCGCTGATTCATCATCCGGTCGTTGACCGCAACGCAAAGATCGTCACGTCAGCAATAACCAGCCTCGACATTCACGATATCGCGCGCGCGGCGCGAACCTACGACGTGCGTGGCGTGTTCATCGTCCATCCGATTCCCGAGCAGCGGAAATTCGCGGCGAGCGTGATCGATCATTGGCGTTTCGACTTCGGCCGGAGCCACGATTCGCGCCGGCGCGAGGCGCTCGAGCGCGTGCAAATCGTCGCGCAACTCGACGACGCGATCGCCGCGGCAACCCGAATCTCCGGCGCACGCCCGCTCGTCGTGCACACCTCCGCGCGCACCGAGGGCGGCGCCAGCTACGCCGATTTGCGAACTCGGATTGAGGCCCCGGATGCGCCGCCGATGATAATCCTGCTCGGGACCGGATTTGGAATGTCGCCCGAGGTGGCAGAACGCGCCGACGTCGTGCTTGCGCCGATCGTTGGCCCCGGCGACTACAACCATCTGTCAGTGCGCTCGGCCGCGGGAATCATCCTGGACCGGCTGCGCGGCAAGTGACGCGGCGCCCCCACCCATTGAGTGGGCGGGCGCATTTCGGTAGGTTTAGGGGCTCGACTCGAGGTCTGTCATTCCCATGAATACTGTTATCCAGAAGCTCGAAGAGCGGGGCCTGCGCAAGGACCTGCCCGAATTCCGCGTGGGCGACACGGTTCGCGTTCACGTCAAAGTCGTCGAAGGCGAAAAAGAGCGCATTCAATCCTTCGAAGGCATCGTGATCAAAATCAACCGGGGCGCCAACCGCGCGACCTTTACCGTCCGCAAAGTTTCATACGGGGTCGGGGTCGAGCGAATATTCCCGATGCATTCGCCGCGGATCGACAAGCTGCAGGTGCTGACGCGAAGCCGCGTGCGGCGTGCACGCCTGTACTACCTGCGCAATCTGTCGGGCAAAGCGGCGCGACTCGACGTCGCGACCTGAGCGCCGGGCGGGTCCTCGATCATATGTCGATGGAGACGGCGGTCTTTTCGACAGAAACCCCCGTCATGCGTACGTTGCCATCCAGGTAGGCGCCTTCGGCTACCGTCAAGTTGCGCGTCTGGATATTGCCGAAGAACCTGGCGCGCGGACCCAGCACCATGCGGTCGCATCCGACGACGTCTCCGCGCAACTCACCCATTATGAGCAGTCGCGGCGCGAAGACCTTGCCCTCGATCATTCCATCCTCGCCGACCACCACCAACTCGACCGAGCGAACCTCGCCACGGAAGCGGCCCTCGATTCTGACCGGTTCATGAAAAATCAGTTTGCCCGAGACGTTGACGTTGCGGCCTACCGCTACGCGCGTGCGCTCCTCGGCCCACGCCACGCCTGCATCCTGCGGTATCTGTGTTGAATCCATTCACTACGGGGCCGGGAATACGTGACATGCCACCGCGTGCCCGCCGCGCCCGGTTTCCAATTTCGGTTCGACGCTGCTGCAAACATCTTTCGCATATGGGCATCTTGGATGGAAGGCGCAGCCGGCGGGCGGGTTCATCGGACTGGGCATTTCGCCGGGCAGCTTAATTCGCTCCGGCTTGTGGGCGGTGTCGATGGTCGGGATCGCCGAGAGCAGCGCGCGGGTGTAGGGATGCCGCGGGTTCAGGTAGATCTCGTCGCGCGATGCGATTTCGACAATCTTGCCGAGGTACATGATCGCGACGCGATTGCTGATGTGCTCGACCACGCGCAGATCGTGCGCGATGAACAGGTAGGTGAGTTTCAGCTTCTCCTGCAGGTCCTGCAGCAGGTTGATTATTTGCGCCTGGATCGAGACGTCGAGCGCCGAGACCGGCTCGTCGAGCACCAGGAAGCGCGGATTCACCGCGAGCGCCCGCGCGATCCCGATTCGCTGGCGCTGCCCGCCCGAGAACTCGTGGGGCAAACGATCCATCGCGTCAGCGCTCATCCCGACCATCGCAAGCAGCTCGGCGATTCGCCGCTCCTTTTCCGCCCCGCGCGCGAGTTTGTGAATCTCGATTCCTTCGCCGACGATCGATCTCACGCGCATGCGCGGATTCAACGACGCGTACGGATCCTGAAAGACGAGCTGCATCTGGCGGCGCAGAGCACGAAGCTCCGCGCGGCCGAGCGTCGAGAGATCGCGGCCGTCGAAATAGACGGCGCCTTCGGTCGGCTCGAGCAGTTTCAGAATCAGCCGTCCAAGCGTCGATTTGCCCGAGCCCGACTCGCCGACCAATCCCAGCGTTTCGCCGGGCGCAATCTCCAGATGGACGCCGGTCACCGCTTTTATCGAAAGTTTTTTCCCGCCAATAATCCCCGTCGAACCGGCCGGGAACTCCTTGCTGAGATGCTCGACGCGAACCAGCGCCGCGCCGGCGGACGCGGTTGCGGCCGTATCGCCAATGGGCGATCCGGGATTAGGCGCGGATGCAGGCGACATAATGGTTTGGGCCCTTGTTCTCGAGCGGCGGCTCAGCCGCGGAGCATTGAGGGATTACGCGCGGGCATCGCGGATGAAACCTGCAGCCCGCCGGTGGATTCAGCGCGCTCGGAATCGAACCGGGAATCGCCTGCAAGCGGCGGTGCCGGCCGCCGTCGATGCCGGGAATCGATTCGAGCAAACCGCGCGTGTACGGGTTGAGCGGGTTTCGAAACAGCTCCGCGCTCGGCGCCTGCTCCATCACGCGCGCCGCGTAAAGAATCGTCACGTCGTCGGCATACTCGGAGACGATTCCGAGATCGTGCGTAACCAGGATCACGGCCAGCCCGAGCCGCACCTGCAACTCGCGGATCAGATCGAGAATCTGCGCCTGTATCGTCACGTCGAGCGCGGTGGTCGGCTCGTCGGCGATCAGCAGGCGGGGATTGCACGACAGCGCCATCGCGATCATCACCCGCTGGCGCATCCCGCCGGACAACTGATGCGGATAGTCGTCGATGCGCCGGTCGGGGTCGGCAATCCCGACCATTCGGAGCGCCTCGATGGTGCGATTGCGAGTCTCGGCGCGAGCGGTGTGCTGATGAAGGCGGACGGCCTCGCCAATCTGGCTGCCGATGGTGAAGACCGGATTGAGCGAGGTCATCGGCTCCTGAAAGATCATCGCGATCCGCGCGCCGCGAACGTGGCGCATCTCGGGCTCGCTGAGCTTGAGCAGATCCTGATCCTCGAAGATTATTTCGCCGCCGACGATTCGCGCCGACTCCGGCAGCAGCCGCATGATCGAGAGCACGCTGGCGGTCTTGCCCGATCCCGACTCGCCGACGATTCCCAACAACTTCCCCGGCGCGACGGAAAAACTCACGCCGTCAACCGCGCGCACTTCGCCCGACGCGGTGAAGAACGAAGTGCGCAGCGATCTGACTTCGAGCAGCGGTTTCACGTGACGTTCAGGGTATCATCGCCCCGCCGCAGCCATCCAGACGGATGCGGCGCGGGGTGGTGATCTAATTTGGGCGATTCTGGGGGACCTGACGGATACCTAGCCGGGGTGTGAGAACTCCTACAAGGTTCGAGGGTGAAGCTCCCGATGCGGGGATATGCTCTGGCCTGCACCCCGGTTTACCATTTGCTGACTCGGCTGAACGAGCGCAATCGCTTAAAGAACTCAAGCCGAGCCTCGGTCGTGCGATCCTGAGTTGGGTTCGCCGCAGTTGCCTCATCGCGTAACCCAATAATTGTGCCGTCGAATAGTTAGATTGCGATGCGGAGCGCAATTTCCTCAAACAGGACGTGCGGCACTTTGACTCTTCGCTTGCCCCGCGGCTCTTTTGCGATCCGCACAAGACCGTGGCGCTCCAGAATTCGAACGTCTTCCTGGACGTTCTTGAAATCGCGCTTGACCATTTTCGCCAGTTCATAGAGCGATCCGGGATGGCGCGTTCGGATCGTACGCATAAGAGCGAGCCTCTCACGCGTCAGAAAGTTACGGACCGCCTCAATGCTCGTGAAGCCGACTTCGTCGCGCGGTTTGGGCGCAATGCGCCGCCCGGTCCGGACGGCGTCGAAGGTCCTGGAGAAATCGTCTGCGAGTTGAGCCAGCGGCCCGATCGAAAACGTCACTGTCTTCATTTTTCATCTCCTGCGAATTGCCTTGCTTGTGCGAGAAAATCGCCGATGAGCCGGCGCGCCGTCGAAAACTTGTACGACTCCTCGTGCTTGCCAATGTGACGATGGTGGCCCTTGGGGTGATGATTGTCATACAGAATCGCGGGCGTTTCTTCACCTGAACGAATGAACGCAAGCCGATACCGAACACCTTCGGAGTGTCGAGCATTTTTCTCGACTTTCCACAGGACAATCTCGTAGAGATTCCCTCGCTCGTCCGTCCACTTCCGCCGCCTGATGAGTTTAGCCCGCGCCACCCCTCAACCCCTCTACATGGCATGATACGCCACGTACTCCAATCTTCCAACAGGCAATAACGCAAGCTCGCTGGAGGCGGGGGCTCTCCCGACGGGGCGAGGCAAGCTGATCCGGGGTCCCTCGGCTTCGCTCGGGATGACACAAAGATGAGAGGCGCGGCCAGCCGGACGGATGCGGCGCGACAGCGAAATCATCCGGCGGTGGCGGGATCGAGCCGGTCGCGCAGATGGTCGCCGAGAAAATTGAAGGACATCACCGCAAGGAAAATGAAGATGCCCGGAATCAGGATCCATGGGTAGCGCGCGAGGTTCTGCACGTCTTGGGCCTGCGCGAGAAGGTTGCCCCAGCTCGCGGCCGGCTCCTGAATTCCCAGACCGAGCAGCGAGAGCGCGCTTTCGCCCAGGATGAA harbors:
- a CDS encoding NUDIX hydrolase, with protein sequence MKPRKWRTLKSDIAYRTPIFDLHRRRSTHPRRGERDFFILDAPNWVNIIPITTSGEVVMIRQWRHGISEFTLEVPGGMVDPEDRSPLHAARREMIEETGFDSDTIVELGKVHPNPAIQGNICFSFLADNVRQVERVVAIGDEETEVVLAPMREIRGLIASGKVMHALTIAAFSFLHVYNPPPKRSRRK
- the ffh gene encoding signal recognition particle protein, with product MFDTLSDRLEGVFRKLKGTGRITERNIEEALREVRLALLEADVNIKVVRDFIEHVKSKALGEEVLRSLTPEQHLIKFVATELQNAMGGSARELDLKVKPPVKIMLVGLQGSGKTTSIAKLGLWLKSERKRHPILASTDVYRPAAMEQLRVLGAQAQIPVVESREDQNPIEIASRALARAETGGHDAVLIDTAGRLQIDEELMDELARLKAALNPHHIIFVADAMTGQEAANVAAGFHERLGISGVILTKLDSDARGGAALSVRTITGAPILFAATGEKLDAFEIFYPDRLTSRILGMGDVLTLIEKAQQNYDQTKAKELERKFKKNEFTITDFAEQIRAIKKMGSLGDLMGMIPGLKKVAGAADSEEAKRELGRIQAIIDSMTLQERGNHLIINGRRRARIATGSGTSVQDVNRFLKQFEQTRKMMKKITRMGAGKMMMRGLGLGS
- a CDS encoding ABC transporter ATP-binding protein; translation: MKPLLEVRSLRTSFFTASGEVRAVDGVSFSVAPGKLLGIVGESGSGKTASVLSIMRLLPESARIVGGEIIFEDQDLLKLSEPEMRHVRGARIAMIFQEPMTSLNPVFTIGSQIGEAVRLHQHTARAETRNRTIEALRMVGIADPDRRIDDYPHQLSGGMRQRVMIAMALSCNPRLLIADEPTTALDVTIQAQILDLIRELQVRLGLAVILVTHDLGIVSEYADDVTILYAARVMEQAPSAELFRNPLNPYTRGLLESIPGIDGGRHRRLQAIPGSIPSALNPPAGCRFHPRCPRVIPQCSAAEPPLENKGPNHYVACIRA
- a CDS encoding polymer-forming cytoskeletal protein; this translates as MDSTQIPQDAGVAWAEERTRVAVGRNVNVSGKLIFHEPVRIEGRFRGEVRSVELVVVGEDGMIEGKVFAPRLLIMGELRGDVVGCDRMVLGPRARFFGNIQTRNLTVAEGAYLDGNVRMTGVSVEKTAVSIDI
- a CDS encoding GIY-YIG nuclease family protein gives rise to the protein MARWERESRTFYVYIMSSKLGVLYIGVTNNLERRVNEHRAGLIPGFTKKYRVRRLLYFEEFDRPADAISREKQIKGWTRTRKLELIHSTNLSMDDLSACWRTRDSSLRSE
- a CDS encoding KH domain-containing protein, with amino-acid sequence MKELVQFLAQQLVNNPDAVDVKETQGDTASIIELRVAKEDLGRVIGKQGRTAKSIRTILNAVASRTNRKVVLEIVEDK
- the trmD gene encoding tRNA (guanosine(37)-N1)-methyltransferase TrmD — encoded protein: MEFHVITLFPEMFESPFRAGMIGRAVEQGLIAIKAHPLREHGLGNYRQVDDAPYGGGSGMVMRPEPIAAAIDAVNAQRPGLWRILMTPQGEVFDNSMARDLARRAPGLMIVAGRYEGIDERVRSLVDQEISIGDYVLSGGEIAAMAVIEAVGRLIPGVLGNPESLDEESFAAGMLEYPQYTRPEEFRGMKVPEILLSGDHGKIRAWRQIEAKRRTARRRPDLLERRKF
- a CDS encoding toxin-antitoxin system TumE family protein encodes the protein MARAKLIRRRKWTDERGNLYEIVLWKVEKNARHSEGVRYRLAFIRSGEETPAILYDNHHPKGHHRHIGKHEESYKFSTARRLIGDFLAQARQFAGDEK
- the rplS gene encoding 50S ribosomal protein L19, yielding MNTVIQKLEERGLRKDLPEFRVGDTVRVHVKVVEGEKERIQSFEGIVIKINRGANRATFTVRKVSYGVGVERIFPMHSPRIDKLQVLTRSRVRRARLYYLRNLSGKAARLDVAT
- a CDS encoding oligopeptide/dipeptide ABC transporter ATP-binding protein encodes the protein MSPASAPNPGSPIGDTAATASAGAALVRVEHLSKEFPAGSTGIIGGKKLSIKAVTGVHLEIAPGETLGLVGESGSGKSTLGRLILKLLEPTEGAVYFDGRDLSTLGRAELRALRRQMQLVFQDPYASLNPRMRVRSIVGEGIEIHKLARGAEKERRIAELLAMVGMSADAMDRLPHEFSGGQRQRIGIARALAVNPRFLVLDEPVSALDVSIQAQIINLLQDLQEKLKLTYLFIAHDLRVVEHISNRVAIMYLGKIVEIASRDEIYLNPRHPYTRALLSAIPTIDTAHKPERIKLPGEMPSPMNPPAGCAFHPRCPYAKDVCSSVEPKLETGRGGHAVACHVFPAP
- a CDS encoding RNA methyltransferase — translated: MSDLFVALIHHPVVDRNAKIVTSAITSLDIHDIARAARTYDVRGVFIVHPIPEQRKFAASVIDHWRFDFGRSHDSRRREALERVQIVAQLDDAIAAATRISGARPLVVHTSARTEGGASYADLRTRIEAPDAPPMIILLGTGFGMSPEVAERADVVLAPIVGPGDYNHLSVRSAAGIILDRLRGK
- a CDS encoding CoA-binding protein, with amino-acid sequence MEFINPPDAEIRAILARPATVAVVGCSDNPACDSLQIAKLLKRRGFKVIPVNPQIDADALQSALGEKCYPDLASIPEAIEMVDVFRRSEFVPEVVEAAIAKGARVLWCQLGVVNLDAARRADQAGMTVVMDRCPAIEYARLF
- the rimM gene encoding ribosome maturation factor RimM (Essential for efficient processing of 16S rRNA) — its product is MLRVGRITGAHGLKGALRLRPDNPDSDTLEQVARVFLESAGQAREFRLTGMTRLNATTRRITLEGVADVNAAESLKGAVVMLATEDVPAAKPGEFYYYEAIGCEVFLTDGSRIGTIEEIFSTGAHDIWVVRGSEREVLVPVIEDVVKAMDFAARRVTIEPIPGLLD
- the rpsP gene encoding 30S ribosomal protein S16, which codes for MALVIRLRRHGGRKKPFYRIVVADSRSPRDGRFVAQVGTYDPAFDPPRVTIKKDVADRWLKAGAKPSDTVRKLIKRAETATVSA